The sequence GCTCTCACCGCCTCAACAATCACAGGAAGATTGGAGTTCCCCGCCCCTAGCATCACCACCACCAAAGAGATGATGATCACCGCCTCACTATAAAATCCGATGGTCGCCTCTCGGCTTGAACCCACGCCCGCAAAGGGGTTGGCAGTGTCAAAGCCCGCAATGATAAAGACAAATCGAAAGAGCGCACTGAGGTAGAGCAGCACAAAAATATCAGAGATTCCCGCCAAAGGAGAATCGACGCCATAGGTGATAGGCAATAGACAGAACATCGCCGCCGCACTCACAAAAAGCAGATAGGGCGAGAGCGTGTAGATGAAACTCGTGCTATGAGACTTGGTTCTTCCTCGCTTAAGAAGCTTGAAGAGGTCTCGATAGGTTTGAAAGATGCTTGGCCCCACGCGGGATTGGAATCTCGCCCTTAGCTTTCTCGCCATCCCATCAAAAAGCGGAGCGACCATCAAAGCCGCTATCAGTTGTAAAAGTAGATAAAAGAAGCTCATGGTGTCCTCACAGATGGTAATAACCAAAAATCAGCACTAGGCAAAGATAGACCAAAATATAACCCGCATAGAGATTCGTTCGACCGTTTTGGAAAATTCCAATCTTATCAGCCGCCTCCATCACCCAGCTAATCACAGGCTCATAGAGTCGATCCCAGAAGAGATCGCGAGCTTTTTTCTTATAGGTCACCCTAGAGAAGTAGCCCTCCATTTTGCTCTCACTCTCATACCTCAACAAGAATCGAAGTGCACGGCGAATATCGCCCGTGAAGGCATTGGAGCCAATCTGCATGTTTTTGTTATAGATAAATCCGCACGCCCAAGGCTCGGTGACTCGAATGGGGGCGTGATTGGCCTTGGTGATGTAGAGCAAGACAAAAGGCACCACCGCACACAAAAGCATCACTAACACCACCAAAGGCATGGAGAGGGTGCTTGCATCCTCGGCATTGGCCGTAGGAATATAGCTCGCCACCATCGTTGAGAGCAGAGAGACCACCTCGCCCATAAAGATTCCAAGTCCCACACAGAGACTCGCCAAAAAGGCCAAAGGCCACAATCTGATACTAGAGACCTCTTGGATTCCCTCATAGATTGCCTCATCCCTTGGGAGTCCCAAAAAGAGTGCCCCATAAGCTTTGGAAAAAGCCATGATCGCCAAGGCTCCACCCACAGCCAATGCAATGATGCCAAAGGTAAAGAAGAGACGAGGAGCAATCCCCTCCTCTACGCCTCCTTGAAGCATCGCCTGATAGGTGACCCACTCACTAGCAAAGCCATTGAGCGGAGGAAGTGCGCCAATGGCGAGCACCGCCACAAGAAAGAGGATAGAGGTGAAAGGCATCTTTTTGTGAATCCCCCCCAAAGAATCCATCTCTTTGGAGCCTGTGGCTGTGTAGAGATTGCCGCTTAGCATGAAAAGGAGCGATTTAAAGAGCGCATGGTTGAGGATATGAAAGAGCGCCGCGACAAAACCAAGCAGCGCTACAACAGGAAGATTCTCCCCTATTCCATAAAAAGCCGCTCCTAGTCCCAAAAAGATAATGCCCACATTCTCGCAAGAGCTATAGGCGATTGCAGCCTTATAATCATTGGCAACCACCGCATAAAGCACCCCAAAAAGAACGCTAAGTCCCCCAAAAAGGAGGAGGATATATCCAAAAGTGCTCGAGAGCGGGAGCAGGAGTGAAAACTTGATGAAGGCAAAAAGCGCCACCTTGATCATCACCCCACTCATAAGCGCTGAGGCATTTGAAGGGCATTGACCATAAGCCAAAGGAAGCCAAACATGAAAGGGAAACATCCCCGCCTTTGACCCAAGCCCCACCAATAGCAGCAAAAAGAGTGCGATACTCGCCCCCTCGCTAATATCCAGCCGTCCAAACTCGCTAAATTCAAAGCTACCCGCCAAACTTGCCATTACCAAAAGGGCGACCATTAGGCAGAAAGCTCCTAGTTGGGCGATTCCTAGATAGATCATCGCCTTTTTGGAGGCACCTTCGCCATCATTGATTAGAATCAAGAGGGCTGAGATGAGCGTCATCACCTCCCAAAGCAACATGAAAGAGAAGACCCCATCACTCGCCACCACAAGCAGCATGGAGAGGATGAAGGCATTCATAAGAGAGGCAAAGGCTGCTAGATTCGCCTTTTTTTCATAGAATCGAGCATAATCAAGGCTAAAGAGCGAGACCGCAAACGCCACCACCGAGATTAAGAAGCTAAAGAGCATCCCCAAGGAATCAAGCCTAAAAGTGGGCGCACTGATGAAGCTTCCAGGGAGTTTCCACACCAGCGTCTCCCCTAGATGAGAAAAGAAGAAGATCGCCGCATAAAGTGAAAATAGACTCGCGAGTGCAAATCCCAATCTATGCGCCCAAAGAGGCTTCTTATAGAGCGCGATAGAGAGGAGAGAGGCGAGCAGAAAGAGAGTGTAGATCGTTTCCATTAGGCTTCTCCTTGGTTAGATTGCGGAGTCTCAGGTGAATCGGGGCTTGGCTCCTTGGGCTTTTTGAGCACAGGAGCGGGAATATTCAAAAACTCCACTTCAGGGGCGATTTTTTTCAAAAAGGGAGTCATATCGGCTTTGAGTTTTTTGCCAAACTTGCACTCCATCAAGATGGGATCCACCATCAAAAGCGCCCCTTTAGGACAAGAATCAATACACGCTGGCCCCTCTTGGGCGCCATGACAGAGATCGCACTTGATGGCAATACTTTTAAGACCACTCACGCATCCCGCCTCTAGATTCCTCTCAAATTCCCCCACGATGGAGGGAGGAACCTCCGCCTCAATCACAACCGCTCCATAAGGACAGGCGATGGTGCAGAGCTTACAGCCAATACAGATCTCTTCACAAAGCTCGACGGTTTGATTGGAGATTCGCAAAGCACCTGTGGGGCAGACATTTGCGCAGGGTGCATCATCGCATTGGCGACACTGATTGGGCATCTTGCCACTCTCTAGCGAGAGAACATCCAAACGACTCTTGGCCAATTTCCCCCGTTTATAGGCCTGTTTGATACACGCCTTCATGCAGGCGTTACAGGCGACACAAAGCTCTGGATTGGTGATAACAAACTTATGAACTTTCGACATGGGCTAATCCCCCTGCAGTTTTTGTGGCCTTTGGCCAACTTGAGCAGGAATCAAAGGCGACCGCTCGCCCTCCTTGTGACTCCAACGCTCAAATGATACGCCATTTTCATAGCGTGAAAATAGCTTGATGATAAGTTATCACCTCTGCTATTTTCGTGCTATGAACTTGCTATACTATAGCTAGTGTGTTACTAAAAACTGATAAGGAGAACATCATGTTAGACAAAATCTACCGCGTCAATATGACGACTATGGATTTTTCTATAGAAGAGGCACCCGCTGAGTGGATGGGGCTTGGCGGTCGAGGTCTTACTTCAACCATTGTTGCAGCCGAAGTTGACCCTGAGTGTCATCCTCTAGGACCCAACAACAAACTCGTCTTTGCTCCGGGTATGCTCTCAGGCACAAGCGCTGCTAACAGTGGCAGGAACTCCTGTGGAGCCAAAAGCCCGCTTACAGGCGGAATCAAAGAATCCAATGTCGGTGGAACCAGCGCAGCGATCATGGCCAAACTAGGCGTCAAAGCGCTCATCATCGAAGGAATGCCTAAAGAAGGGGCACCTTTTTACCATCTGCACATCACAAAAGAGAAGGTCGAATTCTTCCCTGTACCCGAACTTGTAGGCAAAAACAACTACGAAGTGCTCGATTATATGCTTG comes from Wolinella succinogenes DSM 1740 and encodes:
- a CDS encoding respiratory chain complex I subunit 1 family protein — translated: MSFFYLLLQLIAALMVAPLFDGMARKLRARFQSRVGPSIFQTYRDLFKLLKRGRTKSHSTSFIYTLSPYLLFVSAAAMFCLLPITYGVDSPLAGISDIFVLLYLSALFRFVFIIAGFDTANPFAGVGSSREATIGFYSEAVIIISLVVVMLGAGNSNLPVIVEAVRAGEYGYLIPSYAIASTAFLWVMYVETARKPYDLAEAEQELQEGVLGEYCGKDLAIIDMALMLKQFSMLGFFLIVFEPWGMGHSILSLLLFLVEVGVLYVLAVFIDNFGPRFTMNKGVRITMLFPFSIACLALMLYVIGV
- a CDS encoding proton-conducting transporter membrane subunit, yielding METIYTLFLLASLLSIALYKKPLWAHRLGFALASLFSLYAAIFFFSHLGETLVWKLPGSFISAPTFRLDSLGMLFSFLISVVAFAVSLFSLDYARFYEKKANLAAFASLMNAFILSMLLVVASDGVFSFMLLWEVMTLISALLILINDGEGASKKAMIYLGIAQLGAFCLMVALLVMASLAGSFEFSEFGRLDISEGASIALFLLLLVGLGSKAGMFPFHVWLPLAYGQCPSNASALMSGVMIKVALFAFIKFSLLLPLSSTFGYILLLFGGLSVLFGVLYAVVANDYKAAIAYSSCENVGIIFLGLGAAFYGIGENLPVVALLGFVAALFHILNHALFKSLLFMLSGNLYTATGSKEMDSLGGIHKKMPFTSILFLVAVLAIGALPPLNGFASEWVTYQAMLQGGVEEGIAPRLFFTFGIIALAVGGALAIMAFSKAYGALFLGLPRDEAIYEGIQEVSSIRLWPLAFLASLCVGLGIFMGEVVSLLSTMVASYIPTANAEDASTLSMPLVVLVMLLCAVVPFVLLYITKANHAPIRVTEPWACGFIYNKNMQIGSNAFTGDIRRALRFLLRYESESKMEGYFSRVTYKKKARDLFWDRLYEPVISWVMEAADKIGIFQNGRTNLYAGYILVYLCLVLIFGYYHL
- a CDS encoding 4Fe-4S dicluster domain-containing protein — its product is MSKVHKFVITNPELCVACNACMKACIKQAYKRGKLAKSRLDVLSLESGKMPNQCRQCDDAPCANVCPTGALRISNQTVELCEEICIGCKLCTIACPYGAVVIEAEVPPSIVGEFERNLEAGCVSGLKSIAIKCDLCHGAQEGPACIDSCPKGALLMVDPILMECKFGKKLKADMTPFLKKIAPEVEFLNIPAPVLKKPKEPSPDSPETPQSNQGEA